One genomic segment of Mustelus asterias chromosome 26, sMusAst1.hap1.1, whole genome shotgun sequence includes these proteins:
- the LOC144479371 gene encoding zona pellucida sperm-binding protein 4-like, which translates to MGLQLDSRLENGLVFAGSDWPDSLAGMGRWLLSWALCFLAASSLSGQPLLLGSDDVCVPETGWRFECGHSGISSAECIRQGCCFDPRSSSPHRCFYSLSKSPACTADGQFIIVISKNLTRPALNLSSLYVKDGQEAECKPKLTTGQLVTFRFPVTSCSSSKREEDGTLVYETDVLGKRMIQTGKLGSITRDSTFGLHVQCKYTGRRETGLQINVTVYTVSPPPPASEDGILKLELRVAKDGEYRSWYVDSDYPIWRILQEAVFVEVRVLGRTDPTLVLRLHDCWATPVPAPNHEVQWSLLVDGCPYEGDDYQTLLHPVMFSGLKFPAHHKRFELKTFVFLDRKSEQPLTGQVYLHCSAGVCSPSAQDDCAPKCGPKRRRSTRDHEGTLVSAPGPIILQDEGLQSKEQHEASGAAESPPWVLQGVAIGFMMVSLCLLVVTATVYMKRPKAVASQCSEIEQCRP; encoded by the exons ATGGGATTGCAGCTGGATTCCCGGCTAGAAAACGGGCTGGTGTTTGCGGGAAGTGATTGGCCTGATTCACTCGCCGGGATGGGACGTTGGCTGCTTTCTTGGGCTCTCTGCTTCCTGGCCGCCTCCTCACTCTCAGGCCAGCCGCTACTCCTGGGGAGTGATGATGTTTGTGTCCCAGAGACAGGCTGGAGATTTGAGTGCGGTCACTCCGGGATCAGCAGCGCTGAGTGTATCCGCCAGGGTTGCTGCTTTGATCCCCGGAGCTCCAGCCCCCATCGCTGTTTCTACAGTCTGAGCAAGAGCCCAG CGTGCACAGCTGATGGTCAGTTCATCATCGTGATCTCCAAGAACCTGACCCGTCCTGCCCTCAACCTGTCATCTCTGTATGTGAAAGATGGACAAGAGGCTGAGTGCAAGCCTAAACTAACCACTGGCCAACTTGTGACCTTCCGCTTTCCAGTCACCTCTTGTAGCTCCAGCAAGCGG GAGGAAGATGGAACCTTGGTCTATGAAACAGATGTCTTGGGCAAGAGGATGATTCAGACTGGGAAGCTGGGCTCAATAACTCGGGACAGCACCTTTGG CCTGCACGTCCAGTGCAAGTACACAGGGAGGCGAGAGACTGGCTTACAGATCAATGTCACAGTTTACACGGTTTCTCCACCACCTCCTGCTTCAGAAGATGGGATTTTGAAACTGGAACTGCGAGTAGCAAAAG ATGGTGAATACAGATCATGGTATGTGGATAGTGACTACCCCATTTGGAGAATCCTTCAGGAGGCAGTGTTTGTGGAGGTTCGTGTCCTGGGTCGCACTGACCCAACGCTTGTCCTGAGGCTGCATGACTGCTGGGCAACTCCTGTCCCAGCCCCAAACCATGAGGTGCAATGGAGTCTGCTGGTGGATGG GTGTCCCTATGAGGGTGATGACTATCAGACTCTCCTCCACCCAGTCATGTTTTCTGGCCTGAAGTTCCCAGCCCATCACAAGCGGTTTGAGCTGAAAACATTTGTTTTCTTGGACAGAAAGTCGGAGCAGCCTCTCACTGGACAG GTTTACCTGCACTGCAGTGCTGGGGTCTGCTCACCCTCTGCTCAGGATGACTGTGCACCCAAATGTGGCCCAA AGAGACGCAGGAGTACACGTGACCATGAGGGAACATTAGTGAGTGCTCCTGGCCCCATCATCCTGCAAGATGAGGGTCTTCAGTCCAAGGAACAGCATGAAGCAAGTG GTGCTGCTGAATCTCCTCCTTGGGTTCTGCAAGGAGTAGCCATTGGCTTCATGATGGTGTCTCTGTGCCTGCTGGTGGTGACGGCTACAGTGTACATGAAGAGACCAAAAGCTGTTGCTTCTCAATGTAGTGAAATTGAACAGTGTAGACCCTGA